Within the Microbacterium sp. 1S1 genome, the region GCAGTCCACCTCGATCTCGCCCAGCTCCGGATGGACGATCACCTTGTGCTGCTCGAAGCGTCGCGCCACCTCGTGCGCCTCCCAGAGCTGCACGAACTCCGGGCTGCGCTCCGACAGATCGGCGACGATCTCCCCCGCCCGTGACCGCGCACCCATCGTTCCGTACGCCGCGCGGAGCGCCGCCACCAGCGCCCGCGACTGCCGGGGATGATCGCCCTCGCGGTAGCGACGCCGCTCGTCGTCGGGTCGCGCGAACCATCGGTGGATGCCGCTCCGATCGAGCCCGGTCAGACCGCTCGCATCCCCGATCAGTGCGCGCGAGGCGTCGTTCTGCACCAGCACCTCGTCGAGGGCGGACACGACGAACGCCGGGGTGTCGTGCAGGCGGTCGAGCACGCGGAGGATGCCGGGACGGACGTAGTCCGTGACCGCCGTGCGATCAGGTGCACTGTGCCCACTGAGACGGAAGAGGTAGTCGCGCTCGTCCGGTGACAGCCGCAGGGCACGAGCGAGGGCGGCCAGGATCTGCGCGCTCGGCTGCGGCCCCCGACGCTGCTCGAGACGCGTGTAGTAGTCCGTCGACATGGTCGCCAGTTGTGCGACCTCCTCCCGCCGGAGCCCCGTGGTCCGTCGGCGCGGCCCCGTGGGGAGCCCCACGTCGGCGGGGCTCAGCGCCTCTCGCCGCCGGAGGAGGAAGTCAGCCAGCGCGTCGCGGTCCATCCGAGCAGTATGCCGCGGAGCGGATGCACGATCCAGGGACTGCCCGTCCCCCGATCGGCCGTCTCTGGAACGCCTCGGCGGTCGCGTCGAGGCTGAGGACATGGACATCACCGGAAACACCATCTTCATCCCCGGCGCGACGAGCGGCATCGGTCTGGCCTTGGCACACCGGCTGCACGAGCGCGGCAACACCGTGATCGTCGGCGGGCGACGCGTGGACCGGCTGACCGCGATCGCCGCCGCCCACCCCGGGCTCCACACGGTCCGCATCGACACCACCGACCCGGCGAGCATCGACGAGGCCGCCGCCACCGTGCTCGCCGCGCACCCGACGCTGAACGTGGTGATCACGATGGCCGGCATCATGCGCGCGGAGGACTGGACCATGCCCTCGGGCTTCCTGTCCACCGCTGAGGAGACCGTCACGACGAACATCCTCGGCCCGATCCGGCTCATCGCCGCGTTCATCGAACACCTCCGCGCCCAGCCGGCGGCGACCATCATGACCGTCTCGTCCGGTCTCGCTTTCGCGCCGCTGCGGGTGACCCCCACCTACAACGCGAGCAAGGCGGCCATCCACATGCTGAGCGAGTCGCTGCGACTGCAGCTCGC harbors:
- a CDS encoding helix-turn-helix transcriptional regulator; protein product: MDRDALADFLLRRREALSPADVGLPTGPRRRTTGLRREEVAQLATMSTDYYTRLEQRRGPQPSAQILAALARALRLSPDERDYLFRLSGHSAPDRTAVTDYVRPGILRVLDRLHDTPAFVVSALDEVLVQNDASRALIGDASGLTGLDRSGIHRWFARPDDERRRYREGDHPRQSRALVAALRAAYGTMGARSRAGEIVADLSERSPEFVQLWEAHEVARRFEQHKVIVHPELGEIEVDCQALFTEDESQALIVLTAQPGSEAAGKLEFLRVLGTQSV
- a CDS encoding SDR family oxidoreductase is translated as MDITGNTIFIPGATSGIGLALAHRLHERGNTVIVGGRRVDRLTAIAAAHPGLHTVRIDTTDPASIDEAAATVLAAHPTLNVVITMAGIMRAEDWTMPSGFLSTAEETVTTNILGPIRLIAAFIEHLRAQPAATIMTVSSGLAFAPLRVTPTYNASKAAIHMLSESLRLQLAGTSVAVQELEPPAVRTDLMPGHAENEAALPLDAFIDEVMTLIETQPDATEIQVERVKFLRYGEARGDYDEVVTVLNRTDPHGR